GCGTGCGATTGTAAACGAGCCGTCGGTACTTTTGCTCGACGAACCGCTCGCGGCGCTCGACTTAAAATTGAGAAAAGATATGCAGCTTGAGCTTAAAAATATGCAGCGCGAACTTGGAATTACCTTCATATACGTAACACACGACCAGGAGGAGGCGCTCTCGATGTCTGACACGGTTGTGGTTATGAAAGAGGGAACAATTCAGCAAATCGGCACTCCGACCGATATTTACAACGAGCCGAAAAATGCTTATGTTGCCGACTTTATCGGCGAAAGCAATATTATTTCGGGCGTAATGAAAAAAGACTGTCTTGTAAACTTTTGCGGTGAGGATTTCGAGTGCGTTGACAAAGGTTTTGACGAAAACGAACCGGTTGACGTTGTAATCCGTCCCGAAGATTTTTACATTGTGGACGGCAAAAACGCGAAAATTACCGGTACCGTTGAGTCGGTGACTTTTAAGGGCGTTCACTATGAAATCATTATTGAGGGCGACGGCGTAAAATGGATGGTTCACGACACCGCGTTTTTCCCCGTGGGTCAAGAGGTCGGACTTATCATAAAGCCGTTTGACATACATATTATGAAAAAGAGCGAGGGGGCAGTGCAATGAAAAAAACGGCTGCCGCATATCCTTACATTCTGTGGGCGATAGTTTTCACGGTCATTCCGCTCATTTTGGTTGCTTATTACGGTTTTACCGTTGTTGACGAGGGCGGAAAGGCGACATTTTCAATGCAGAATTTTGTCACGTTTTTTCAAAACGAACAGCTTTTGAAAGCGTTTTGGCGCTCCATTTATATGGCGGTTATCGCAACGGTGATATGCCTTGTTTTGGGTTATCCCGTGGCGTATATACTTGCAATGTCAAAATCAAAGCATACGGGATTTTTAATGCTTTTGCTTATAATTCCTATGTGGATGAATTTGCTTCTGCGAACATACGCGTGGGTTATGATTTTGGACAACACGGGACTTATAAATTCGTTTTTAAACAAATTCGGCATAAAAAGCTTTGAATTTATGTATCACAACGCATCAATCGTTTTCGGTATGGTTTACAATTTTCTGCCGTTTATGATTTTGCCGATACATTCGGTACTTGTAAAAACCGACCGTTCGGTAATAGAGGCGGCGGCGGATCTCGGTGCGGACAACAAAAAAGTTTTCTGCAAAATAATCTTTCCGTTAAGTATGCCGGGCGTGTTTTCGGGTATAACTATGGTGTTTATGCCTGCCGTTACCACTTTTGCGATTTCCGACATTTTGAGCGGACGTAAAATTCAGCTTATGGGCAACGTTATAGAAAGCCAGTTTCTGCGCAACTACAACTGGCATTACGGCTCGGCAATTTCGCTGATTCTGATAGTAATTATACTGTTTTCGGTTATTTTCTCGTCAAAATACGAAAAAGAAAACAAGGGGGGCGGACTTCTGTGAAAAAAATCGCAAAAAACATATATTTATTTTTGATTTTCCTTTTTATGTACGCACCCATCGCGGTTATGATGATTTATTCTTTCAACGATTCGCGTTCGCGCACAACGCAGTGGAAAGGATTTACATTAAAATGGTATTTTAAACTTTTTGAAGACTCACAGATTTTAAAAGCATTGCAGACAACCCTTATAGTCGCGCTTGTTTCGGCGGTGATTGCCACGGTTATCGGAACGCTTGCGGCTATCGGCATAAGCAGAATGGGCAAAAAACTAAAAAGCGCGGTTATGGGCGTAACGTATCTGCCCGTGCTCAATCCCGACATTGTAACGGGTATTTCGCTTATGATTTTGTTCGTTTTTCTGCGCATAAAGCTCGGCAAATATTCGCTTCTTCTGTCGCACATTGCTTTTAACATTCCGTACGTTATAATTTCGGTTTTGCCGAAATTTACCCAGCTTAACAAAAGCGTCTATGAGGTTGCGTTAGACCTCGGCGCAACACCGCAGTATGCGTACAGAAAAGTTGTTCTGCCCGAAATTATGCCGGGCATTATAACAGGATTTTTACTGTCGGTGACTCTTTCGGTGGACGACTTTGTAATAAGCTTTTTCACCGCCGGAACGGGCGCGACAAACCTTTCGATTTACATATATTCGGCAATAAGCAAAAAATACAACCCGTCGATAAATGCGCTTTCGACCATTATGTTCGTTGTGATTTTTACACTTTTGCTGGTGATAAATTCACGAAATAACAAAGACGACAAAAAAATTAAAGGAGATATTGCACAATGAAAAAAATTATCGCGTTAATTCTTATGCTTGCAGTTGTTATCGGCTGTTTTTCGGGTTGTTCCGGAAAGAGCAAAACGACTATTCGCGTTTACAACTGGGGTGAATTTATTGATATGGACCTTCTCGATAAATTCGAGAAAGAAACCGGTATAAAAGTACTTTACGACGTTTACACCGACAACGAAAGCCTTTATGCAAAAATTAAAAATTCGGGCGAGGACGCATATGACATAATCGTGCCGTCCGACTATATGATTAAAAAAATGATTTCGGAGGATATGCTTGCAAAGCTTGATTTTAACAATATCCCCAACTATAAAAATTTGAACGAATCATATCTTAAACCGTCCTACGACCCGACGGGCGAATATTCCGTTCCGTATTTCTACGGTATGGTGGGAATTTTGTATAACAAAAACAAAGTTGACGGCAAAATCACACGTATGAAAGATTTGTTTGACGAAAAATATGCGCGCGAGGTTTGTATGCTTTATTCAATGCGCGACACAATCGGTATGACGCTTAAAATGCTCGGTTATTCAATGAACGACACCGACCCTGCGCACATAAACGAAGCAAAGGATTTGCTTATAAAACAGAAACCGAACGTGCTCGCGTACGGCACAGACGAGCTTGTGCCGAAAGTAACCGACGGCACAGCGGCTATGGCAATGGTTTATTCGGGTGACGGTGTTGTTGCGGCGAGCGAGGACCCCGATAATGTTGAATTTGTTATCCCCGAGGACGGCACAAATATTGCGATGGATTCTATGGTAATTCTTAAAACGTCAAAAAACAAAGAGGCGGCAGAGAAATTTATCAACTTTATGCTTGATGCCGACAATGCCGCACAGAATGCCGAAACAACAGGATATTCCACACCGAACAAAGCGGCGTGGGAGCTTTTGGACGACGAAACAAAAAACGACGAGCGCAGATACCCCTCCGATGCTATGACAGCAAAGAGTGAAGAATTTACCTCCGACAATTCATTTTATGTTGCCGCGTGGGACGAAATTCTTGCACAGTAATTTGCTTGATATTACGCTTTAATACCTAAAAATTACACAAAAAAATATTTTTTTCAAAAAACTATTGAAAATTGTTCGGTAATGGTGTATAATTATATAACGTACTAACAGAGCATTTCTATATAAGTCAATTTAAAGTCTTTTTGGGAGCAGGAGGAAATAAGTTATGTATAGCAAAGAAGTAGTGGTTCAAAATCAGGTTGGATTACACGCGCGGCCGGCTACATTCTTCATTCAGAGAGCTAATGAATTTAAAGCAGGTATTTGGATTGTTAATGACGAAAGAAAGGTAAATGCCAAAAGCTTGCTGGGCGTTTTGTCGCTCGGTATAACAAGAGGCACAAAAATTACTATCGTTGCTGACGGCAGTGATCAGGAGGAAGCAGTAGACAGTTTGGTTGACCTTATTTCTTCAAATTTTATAGATGCCCAATAGATAAATAACGTTCTTTGATACATAAACCTCACATTATTTTTAATGTGAGGTTGTTTTATATAACTTACCAATTACGGAGGTATTATGGAAAACAAACCGTCACTTGAATATAAAATTAAAAGTCTGCCCGACAAAAGCGGTGTTTATATTATGAAAAATGCCGAAGGTGAGGTTATATACGTCGGCAAAGCAAAGGTTTTGAAAAACCGTGTGCGCCAGTATTTTCGCGGAAACAACCATACTCCCAAGGTTGCGGCAATGGTTTCAAACGTTGCGGATTTTGAATATATAATCACCGATTCCGAACCTGAAGCGCTGGTGCTTGAGTGCAACCTCATAAAGCAGTATATGCCGAAATACAACATTCTTTTAAAAGACGACAAAACTTATCCGTTTGCACGCGTTTCCGTAAACGAACATTTTCCCAAAATCACTATGGTGCGCAGTGTTAAAAAAGACGGCGCGAGATATTTCGGTCCGTATTCAAGCGGTATGCTCTTGCGCGAACTTATCGAATTTTTAAAGGAAGTTTACAAAATCCGAGGCTGTAACAAGGTTTTTCCGCGCGATTTTAACAAGGGCAGAATGTGTCTTTATTATCACATCGGCAAGTGTGACGGAATTTGCGGAGGAAATGCAGACGAGGAAGAATACAACAAAAAAATAAACGAAATATGCGCTTTTTTGAGCGGAAAAACCGCACATCTCGAACGTGAAATGGAAGAAAAAATGTATGATGCATCCGAAAAACTTGATTTTGAAAAAGCGGCATTTTACCGTGACAAATTAAACGCGGTGCGCCTTATAACGCAAAAGCAGAAAGCAACCTCAACAGGGGGCGGAAACAGCGATATTCTGGCGGTTTCAACCCTCAACGGTATGTCGTGCGTTCAGGTGTTTTTTATGCGCAACGGCAAAATTATCGGGCGCGAAAATTATTTTATTGACAACGGCGAAAATGCGTCCGACAGTGAGATTTTGAACAGTTTTGCGGCGCAGTATTACGCACAGTCGACGTTTATTCCCGACGAACTTATTTTGCAGTATGAACTTGCCGATATTGACGCAATTTCGCAGATGTTATGCGAAAAACGCGGTAAAAAGGTTGAAATTAAAGTGCCGAAAATCGGTGACAGCTTAAAGCTTGTCAACCTTGTAAAAGCGAACGCAATGAAGGAACTTCAAAACCGTGAACTTAAAATTCTGCGCGATATAAAATTCAAAAACAATGCGCTTGCGTCGCTTAAAACCGCACTTTCGCTCTCTGATATTCCGCACAGAATTGAGGCGTTTGATATATCGGGATTTGCAGGAAGCCACAACGTTGCGGCAATGGTTGTTTTTGTTGACGCAAAGCCGTCAAAAAAAGATTACAGGCTGTATAAAATCAAAACCGTTGTAGACAAAAACGATGATTACGCATCTATGCGCGAGGCGGTTTACAGACGCTATTCAAAGGCGGAAAATTTGCCAGATTTGATTTTTGCCGACGGCGGAGCGGGGCACGTTCACGCGGTGAAAGAGGTGCTTGATGAACTCGGGTTAAACATTCCCGTGTTCGGCATTTTTAAAGACGACAAGCACAACACACATTCTGTTATGAGCGAAAACGGCGAGATTAAAATGGATAAGACGGGTGAGGCATTTATGCTCCTTGTGAACATTCAGGACGAAATGCACCGCCGTGCGATAACGTATTACCGTTCGTTAAGTCAGAAATCGACGGTAAAATCAGAACTTGACAACATTTCGGGAGTGGGGGAAAGGCGCAGAAAAGACCTTATGCTCCATTTTAAGAGCATCAAAAAAATTAAAAATGCAACTGTAAAAGAACTTTGCGAGGTTAAGTCGATAGACAAAAAAACTGCTCAAAATATTAAAAATTATTTTGAGCAGAAAGATGTATAAAATTTTAAAGCGATATGACACGGCACCGCTTTTGGACGCTTAAAACAAGTCCGATTGCAATAAGGTTTGTAACAAGCGACGAACCGGCATATGAGAAAAACGGAAGCGGAATACCCGTTACCGGCATAAGACCGATACACATTCCGATGTTTTCAAAAATGTGAGCCATAAACATAAACGCAACACCGACGCAAATGTAGCGTCCGAATTTGTCTTTCGACGAATTTGATACGTAAATGCATCGCACAACGAGCGTAAATAAAAGCGCGATTACGGCAATACAGCCGATAAGTCCGAGTTCTTCGCCGATTACCGCGAATATAAAGTCAGTGTGCTTTGCCGGCACAAATCCGAGCTGTGTCTGCGTGCCTTTAAAAAGACCTTTTCCGAAAATTCTGCCCGAGCCTATGGCAATTTTCGACTGGACAACATGATAACCGTCGCCCAAAGGGTCGCTTTCAGGATTGAAAAACACTATAATTCGGCTTTTCTGATAGTTTTTGAGAAAAAATTTCCACACTATCGGAACTGCCGCACCGATAAGGATAAGCGCCGAGAAAATGTATTTGTACGATATGCCGGCGACAAAAATCATTCCGGCGAAAATGCACAGAAACACCATTGTCGTGCCGAGGTCAGGCTGGAGCATAATAAGTCCGACCAGCGGAACAAGGTGCAGAATGAGCGCAAACAAATTACGTTTTGTGTTTACGTTTTTCACCATTGAAAGGTGCTTTGCAAACGTGATTATAAAGCCGATTTTCACGATTTCCGACGGCTGAATGCCAATCGAACCGAAACGAATCCAGCTTTTTGCTCCGCTTTCTTCTTTACCCGTTCCGAAAATGAGCGTCGCGCCGAGAAGAAGCAGGCAGACAATATAGATATATTTTGCGTACTGACCGTATTTGCTGTAATCAATCGCGGAAACAGCAAGCATTGCGCAAAAGCCGATCGCGAACGCCCCCGACTGCACAATAATGTATTTTTGACTGTTATCCAGCGATTTCACCGCACTTGAAATTATAACCAAACCGAATGCACAGCAAACCACGGTTATCAATATTAAAAAATAGTCAAGTTTAAAAAAATCTGTCTTTTGTTTCATAATTATCTCCAAAATTTTTGCTGATAATTAGATTATATCACAATTATAAAATTTTACAAGAAATTTTTGTTGATTATACTTAAAAAATGTTATAAAATATATAAGGAGAAAAAATGTTCGGTTATGTAAATGTTTATAAAAACGAGTTAAAAATCAAGGATTTTAACGTCTACCGTGCGTATTACTGCGGTCTTTGCAAGGCGCTCGGCGAGAAATTCGGCGCACTTTCGCGTCTTGGTTTGAGTTACGATTTTACATTCCTTGCAATTTTTCTTGATTCGTTAAATGATAAAAAAGTGAATTTTTCAAGCGAAGGGTGTGCAAAGCATATCGGCAAAAAACACCTCGTTGTAAAGGATAATCCGTCGGTTGACTATGCCGCGGATATGAGCGTTGTGTTAAATTACTTTAAAATTTTGGATGATATAAAAGACGATTTTTTCACAAAATCATATTTTTTATATTTGCCTTATAAATGTGCGATGAGAAAAATTTCGGACATAGACGGTGATATAATAAACGAAATAAAACTTCAGCTTGATACGCTTTCGCGTCTGGAA
The window above is part of the Qingrenia yutianensis genome. Proteins encoded here:
- the potA gene encoding spermidine/putrescine ABC transporter ATP-binding protein — encoded protein: MSEHLIELKGITKKFDTTDALNDINLYIDRNEFLTLLGPSGCGKSTLLRIIAGFEDPTGGTVTFEGSDLLCIPPHKRKINTVFQKYALFSHMNVYENIAFGLKIKKVSKDKITEKVKKVLKLVNLSGFENRSIDSLSGGQQQRIAIARAIVNEPSVLLLDEPLAALDLKLRKDMQLELKNMQRELGITFIYVTHDQEEALSMSDTVVVMKEGTIQQIGTPTDIYNEPKNAYVADFIGESNIISGVMKKDCLVNFCGEDFECVDKGFDENEPVDVVIRPEDFYIVDGKNAKITGTVESVTFKGVHYEIIIEGDGVKWMVHDTAFFPVGQEVGLIIKPFDIHIMKKSEGAVQ
- a CDS encoding ABC transporter permease — protein: MKKTAAAYPYILWAIVFTVIPLILVAYYGFTVVDEGGKATFSMQNFVTFFQNEQLLKAFWRSIYMAVIATVICLVLGYPVAYILAMSKSKHTGFLMLLLIIPMWMNLLLRTYAWVMILDNTGLINSFLNKFGIKSFEFMYHNASIVFGMVYNFLPFMILPIHSVLVKTDRSVIEAAADLGADNKKVFCKIIFPLSMPGVFSGITMVFMPAVTTFAISDILSGRKIQLMGNVIESQFLRNYNWHYGSAISLILIVIILFSVIFSSKYEKENKGGGLL
- a CDS encoding ABC transporter permease, with amino-acid sequence MYAPIAVMMIYSFNDSRSRTTQWKGFTLKWYFKLFEDSQILKALQTTLIVALVSAVIATVIGTLAAIGISRMGKKLKSAVMGVTYLPVLNPDIVTGISLMILFVFLRIKLGKYSLLLSHIAFNIPYVIISVLPKFTQLNKSVYEVALDLGATPQYAYRKVVLPEIMPGIITGFLLSVTLSVDDFVISFFTAGTGATNLSIYIYSAISKKYNPSINALSTIMFVVIFTLLLVINSRNNKDDKKIKGDIAQ
- a CDS encoding polyamine ABC transporter substrate-binding protein, giving the protein MKKIIALILMLAVVIGCFSGCSGKSKTTIRVYNWGEFIDMDLLDKFEKETGIKVLYDVYTDNESLYAKIKNSGEDAYDIIVPSDYMIKKMISEDMLAKLDFNNIPNYKNLNESYLKPSYDPTGEYSVPYFYGMVGILYNKNKVDGKITRMKDLFDEKYAREVCMLYSMRDTIGMTLKMLGYSMNDTDPAHINEAKDLLIKQKPNVLAYGTDELVPKVTDGTAAMAMVYSGDGVVAASEDPDNVEFVIPEDGTNIAMDSMVILKTSKNKEAAEKFINFMLDADNAAQNAETTGYSTPNKAAWELLDDETKNDERRYPSDAMTAKSEEFTSDNSFYVAAWDEILAQ
- a CDS encoding HPr family phosphocarrier protein; this translates as MYSKEVVVQNQVGLHARPATFFIQRANEFKAGIWIVNDERKVNAKSLLGVLSLGITRGTKITIVADGSDQEEAVDSLVDLISSNFIDAQ
- the uvrC gene encoding excinuclease ABC subunit UvrC, with product MENKPSLEYKIKSLPDKSGVYIMKNAEGEVIYVGKAKVLKNRVRQYFRGNNHTPKVAAMVSNVADFEYIITDSEPEALVLECNLIKQYMPKYNILLKDDKTYPFARVSVNEHFPKITMVRSVKKDGARYFGPYSSGMLLRELIEFLKEVYKIRGCNKVFPRDFNKGRMCLYYHIGKCDGICGGNADEEEYNKKINEICAFLSGKTAHLEREMEEKMYDASEKLDFEKAAFYRDKLNAVRLITQKQKATSTGGGNSDILAVSTLNGMSCVQVFFMRNGKIIGRENYFIDNGENASDSEILNSFAAQYYAQSTFIPDELILQYELADIDAISQMLCEKRGKKVEIKVPKIGDSLKLVNLVKANAMKELQNRELKILRDIKFKNNALASLKTALSLSDIPHRIEAFDISGFAGSHNVAAMVVFVDAKPSKKDYRLYKIKTVVDKNDDYASMREAVYRRYSKAENLPDLIFADGGAGHVHAVKEVLDELGLNIPVFGIFKDDKHNTHSVMSENGEIKMDKTGEAFMLLVNIQDEMHRRAITYYRSLSQKSTVKSELDNISGVGERRRKDLMLHFKSIKKIKNATVKELCEVKSIDKKTAQNIKNYFEQKDV
- the rodA gene encoding rod shape-determining protein RodA, with protein sequence MKQKTDFFKLDYFLILITVVCCAFGLVIISSAVKSLDNSQKYIIVQSGAFAIGFCAMLAVSAIDYSKYGQYAKYIYIVCLLLLGATLIFGTGKEESGAKSWIRFGSIGIQPSEIVKIGFIITFAKHLSMVKNVNTKRNLFALILHLVPLVGLIMLQPDLGTTMVFLCIFAGMIFVAGISYKYIFSALILIGAAVPIVWKFFLKNYQKSRIIVFFNPESDPLGDGYHVVQSKIAIGSGRIFGKGLFKGTQTQLGFVPAKHTDFIFAVIGEELGLIGCIAVIALLFTLVVRCIYVSNSSKDKFGRYICVGVAFMFMAHIFENIGMCIGLMPVTGIPLPFFSYAGSSLVTNLIAIGLVLSVQKRCRVISL
- a CDS encoding DUF5685 family protein; amino-acid sequence: MFGYVNVYKNELKIKDFNVYRAYYCGLCKALGEKFGALSRLGLSYDFTFLAIFLDSLNDKKVNFSSEGCAKHIGKKHLVVKDNPSVDYAADMSVVLNYFKILDDIKDDFFTKSYFLYLPYKCAMRKISDIDGDIINEIKLQLDTLSRLEKEKCAEPDIASDAFAKIMRAIFSVKNGLEDFGYNLGKFIYLIDALDDLEKDKNKKSYNPYIEKFDGDIAKTVNFAEFVLTYTLSRLADEFEKQKIYKNKEILKNIIYLGLRAKLDTILKKYRCDKGENNEKSL